TCTGCCGATAAGCTGCCCATGATCGCTGGGCATGAATTTTCCGGCGTCATCGCCCGCATCGGGAAGAACAATAACGGCTTCAAGGAAGGTGACCGGGTTACAGCCGACATCAACATGAGCTGCGGGACGTGCTTCTACTGCCTGCACGGGCAAAAACTGCTGTGCGATAGCTTCACCCAGCTTGGTATTCACACCGACGGCACGTTCGCCGAATATGTCAAAGCCCCGGTTGCCCTGCTGCACAAGCTGCCCGACAACCTGAGCTTTGAGGAGGGCGCTTTCATAGAACCAGTCTCCTGTGTAATCCATGCCGCCAAAGCCATGGATGCCTGTCTGGGCAGCAGTGTGGCGATCATTGGATGCGGCTTGGGCGTGCTGCACGCTCGCATGGCAGTCCTACGCGCCTGCGCCCCGGTCATCATCTTTGGTGATAACCGCAAGCGCTTGCAGATTGCCAAGGACATGGGCGCCGATTATGCCATCCATATTGATGATGTAGCAGACCCGGTAGCAGAGGTGATGCGCCTGACCAACGGCCGCGGCGCAGATTACGCTATCGAAGCAGTGGGGACGGTTGAGACCTACGAGCAAGCCTTCGCCATGCTACGCAGGGGTGGCAA
The genomic region above belongs to Anaerolineales bacterium and contains:
- a CDS encoding alcohol dehydrogenase; its protein translation is MSNMMKAAVFEKVGVIKVKEVPIPEIGDDDVLIKVKNTGICGTDWSIYNGWYSADKLPMIAGHEFSGVIARIGKNNNGFKEGDRVTADINMSCGTCFYCLHGQKLLCDSFTQLGIHTDGTFAEYVKAPVALLHKLPDNLSFEEGAFIEPVSCVIHAAKAMDACLGSSVAIIGCGLGVLHARMAVLRACAPVIIFGDNRKRLQIAKDMGADYAIHIDDVADPVAEVMRLTNGRGADYAIEAVGTVETYEQAFAMLRRGGKLSAFGITGEQDVMRMRPFEFVLGEKKVTGSCAGVGADWPDAMTLISAGRINPKPLFSMKVPLEDLEWALHELRRDPSLFKIFVSPEVTKREML